One part of the Dioscorea cayenensis subsp. rotundata cultivar TDr96_F1 chromosome 2, TDr96_F1_v2_PseudoChromosome.rev07_lg8_w22 25.fasta, whole genome shotgun sequence genome encodes these proteins:
- the LOC120272006 gene encoding secreted RxLR effector protein 161-like, translating into MENCSPSVAPIMRGDKFNLDQCPKNNLEKEQMENIPYASAVRSLMYAFGACRDPGHYISLWGCLEDIKVIQGFTFGKLQKVIKYLEGTKEYKLTYRRSDNLEVIRYSDSDYVGCLDSRRSASGYIFMLAVVLSMEECKAGLWFATSTIEAGFVSCFEGVRVFGWGVSYSGLRISDSISKAIKDVL; encoded by the coding sequence ATGGAAAATTGTTCACCTAGTGTTGCACCTATTATGAGAGGTGACAAGTTTAATTTGGACCAGTGTCCTAAAAATAACTTGGAAAAGGAACAGATGGAAAACATCCCGTATGCTTCAGCCGTTAGAAGTCTTATGTATGCTTTCGGTGCATGTCGAGACCCAGGACATTATATATCTTTGTGGGGATGTTTGGAAGATATCAAAGTAATCCAGGGATTTACCTTTGGAAAActgcaaaaagtaataaagtaccttgaGGGTACAAAGGAGTACAAGCTTACATACAGAAGATCAGATAACTTGGAGGTCATTAGATACTCGGATTCAGATTATGTTGGCTGTCTTGACTCTCGGAGATCGGCATCCGGTTACATTTTCATGTTGGCGGTGGTGCTATCCATGGAGGAGTGCAAAGCAGGACTTTGGTTTGCTACTTCCACTATAGAAGCCGggtttgtttcatgttttgagGGAGTTCGAGTATTTGGTTGGGGAGTTTCATACTCGGGGCTTAGAATCAGTGATTCTATATCTAAAGCCATTAAGGATGTATTGTGA